In Sphaeramia orbicularis chromosome 1, fSphaOr1.1, whole genome shotgun sequence, a genomic segment contains:
- the LOC115425758 gene encoding beta-crystallin A1-like, whose product MNRINKSHMNSSMFFPGMGTAPFFKVTVFEQEHFQGKCMEFTCECCNIHDCGMDNIRSIRVESGAWVGFEHHDFQGQQFILERGEYPNWEAYCGALSYHTERFMSFRPIYCASHHSSRMMIFERENFMGRCSEVCDDYPSLQAMGWFRPEVGSMHVQCGAFVCYEYPGYRGQQYIMECERHSGDYQHWRNWGSHCQTPKIQSIRRIRH is encoded by the exons ATGAATCGAATCAATAAAAGCCACATGAACTCTTCCATGTTCTTCCCTGGGATGGGAACAGCGCCCTTCTTtaag GTGACTGTGTTCGAGCAGGAGCATTTCCAGGGCAAGTGTATGGAGTTCACCTGTGAATGCTGCAACATCCACGACTGTGGAATGGACAACATCCGCTCCATCCGAGTGGAGAGTGGAGC GTGGGTGGGCTTTGAGCACCATGACTTCCAGGGCCAACAGTTCATCCTGGAGCGTGGCGAGTATCCCAACTGGGAGGCCTACTGCGGAGCCCTGTCCTACCACACCGAGCGCTTCATGTCCTTCAGGCCCATCTACTGCGCT TCTCACCACAGCAGCCGTATGATGATCTTTGAGAGGGAGAACTTCATGGGTCGTTGTTCTGAGGTGTGTGACGACTACCCGTCCCTTCAGGCCATGGGCTGGTTCAGACCAGAGGTGGGATCCATGCATGTGCAGTGTGGAGC CTTCGTGTGCTATGAATACCCCGGCTACAGAGGCCAGCAGTACATCATGGAGTGTGAGAGACACAGCGGAGACTACCAGCACTGGAGGAACTGGGGCTCCCACTGCCAGACCCCCAAGATCCAGTCCATCAGACGCATCAGGCACTGA